DNA from Tripterygium wilfordii isolate XIE 37 chromosome 15, ASM1340144v1, whole genome shotgun sequence:
TATGGATGGGCCAATGCAGAGAAGGCCTCTGAATCTGAGGTACCGTACACAAGGAAAGAATAAGGGGTGGTTAAAAAATCGATTCCATATAGATTTTGAGTCGGACAATCTCACAtcatgtttacgaaatatttagaCCCAGTTCGGAATGAATTTCAATAAGATTAGTTTAAATATGGACAAATAAACCGGATAATAACATAATCCAAATTAAAGTCCGCATATGTAAATTGaacaaattttttatatttagacAGAATCAAgatcaaaatatataatttaagttgaaacttgatttaatcaattaaacaaattccataaTCCGTACCAGAGAGTTTTTACCATCCCTAGTAACAGTAGTTGGAGGGAAACGCCTCCTCTCTTTGAAGGATCTGCGTGTGTAGAAGAGGTAATGGTGGCAGGCAGGACTATAATGCGTGGTTTGTTGGAGTTAGTTAAGACGGCGATGTAGATGGTTTTCTCGTAAGTATCGAACCCAaaacaacaatttcaacaatCCTCACCGGCATTGCCTTCTTTCCTTTCTCAGATTTCTCACTACTTCTCCTCGATCCAATCGTCACATTTCCTCTACAAATTCGTTTCTCACCAATCCACGCAAAACCCATAAAATCTCTTCTAGTTTTCAGCTATACATTGCTAGCTTTGAATTTGTGAAAGTTTGTTCCTTTCGATGGCTTCAATCTCGGTCCCTTGTCCCAAAATCTCGTCGCTTGCTCCGGTCCAAGGTTCCCTTCAGGGACCGTGTCTCCCGCAAAACCAGAGGGTGTCATTTCCACAGTCTTCGAATCCGAGACCATTCGGATCTTCGTCCCATATTGGGTTTCAGGTTAGctataacatatattttatttttgagctTTTGCCCCTTTTAGTATTCTTCGTTTCTATGATATTTAGATCTTCAATTATGGAGGATGAATTTGGTAGAGTGAATTCTTTTGGTTTCCTGCGAAATTAGATTCCTGGTTTTTGCGCTGTTAAGTGATTGTAGTTTATGTGAAGTGTTTGTGATGGAGGATGAAACCTAGGAAGaaatgattaaattatatgtaTTTAAACGTTTTCTTTTTACTGagacttgattttttttaatctaatccataaaaaggaaaaaaagcggCTCTGTGTTTCTATCAAGGTGGTTGTCCAATTTAAGTGGTTATGATGAATGAACCTTTGCTTCTTTGGGTGTGTTCTGTACTATGTAAGTTGTCTGATTTTGTTTCTGTAGAAGAAAGTTACATATGTATCTGGCATGACTTCAAATTTGGTCCTTCTGGGTGGGTCATGTTCTTTGATGATTTGTGGTGTGATATTCAGGTAAAATCAAGAAATAGTGATCTGGTGTCTCTAACGTCAAAAATCTTTTTCGTGTGTACTCATATCTGGAATTGAGATTTACTTAAAAATGGATTCATGATTCATCTGTCATTATGTCATGGAAACTAGAGggtgtttttaactttttgcgCAAAATGATATTCGTCTTCCAGTTACCCAAGGAGAAGCAACCTAGTGTCTGGAAAGCACATGCTAGGCTCAATAAGGTTggttttcattatcatttactACTCAATGAGAAATGAATTATGAACATTATTAATCCTATTTTATTGATAAAAGGTTGCTACTGAGGAGTCGTCTGATTCTGCACAAGTGCTCGATGCCAAGTCCAAAGCTGCATCATCAGATGAGGAGGATGGAAAAGTCATTCCAGATGCAGCGTCAATTGTGGCATTCATGACCCAAGTATCAGATATTGTCAAGTAAGTCGAGCCTTTATATGCTATAAACAaagtaaaaataatattaacacCATTTTTGTACCTTTTGCTACGTCATAAACAaacattatttttgttgttggaaATTATGTAATCTTTGTGAGCAGGCTTGTTGATTCAAGAGACATAGTGGAGCTACAACTAAAGCAGCAGGATTGTGAGGTCATAATAAGGAAAAAGGAGGCACTGCAGCAGCCAGCACCTGCAGCCCCTGTTTTACCACCTATGTTTTCCCATACTATGGTTTCAAGTCCCCCACCAGCAGCCCCAGTTGTTGCTCCTGCCGCTGCTCCTGCAAGTCCGCCTCCTTCGGCACCAGCGCCTGCCTTGCCTGCCCCTGCAAAGACCAGCACATCATCTCATCCATCAGTGAAATGCCCCATGGCTGGAACCTTCTATAAGTGTCCTGCGCCTGGGGAACCACCATTTGTCAAGGTAAGTCGTTTTCTCAGTTTCCCTGTAACAGAAATGCTTATGCATAGAGACGTCATAAAAGGAATTTCCTTTGCTTGCTTCAACGTGAAAATGATAGAATCGGAATAGTATCTCAAGTATATAAAAGAGTTCCAGGCTTTAACATTTATGACAATTTTCAGGTAGGGGATAAAGTGCAGAAGGGCCAGGTCATTTGTATAATAGAGGCTATGAAGCTGATGAACGAAATCGAAGTATGTATCTCCTCGTGTTTTGCATTTCTAtttccctttttgtttttctatgtaCTTTCCATATTATTTAACTTTACAAGCAGAACTAGAGACCATTCCCAACTCCTGCCCCTATCCTCTTCTTAACGAGACCCCAGCTTAAAAATGTAGGACATTGTTGTCAGCTGATTCATTTAGGAAGAATCAAATGAAATGACCAGCTCCTGGAATTGGGGTACATTATTTTGACTATCCTCACTCCCCTTCATGGGTGTGCTTTCATTCCATCTGCATCCCGCAATGAAGGGAAATTGGCATCATTTGGACATAAAAGGATTTAATGCTGCCTTTATGATATCTGTCCGAGTAGAATAAGCTGATTTATGCAGAATGGTTAAGGGGGCCACTGGCCACCTTTATCTTGAGAATAATATAAACAAAGAAGAACGGATATTACTTACTGGTTTAAGTTTTTTGCTTTTGGCAATGAATATGCACAAACCATTTCATGAAGTATGTATCTGGATGGCCCAAACTCTTTATAGTTATCTTCCAGTAAAGAAAGACAAATGAAAAGGCTGATGATATTTTGGGGATTGTGACACCCATGAATTTTCCATCAACCACCATGACATAACTTTACTTACTCATAATTGTAAACCTTCTCTCTCGATCTGTTTCTTGTAGAATCTTCTCTTTTTAACTTATAGTTTTACTTTACAGGCAGATCGGTCTGGAACCATAGTAGAGATACTGGTGGAGGATGGGAAACCAGTCAGTGTTGACACGGTaatacctctctctctctctcatgtatTTTTTGGATTCTGTATCTTGTCGTCTAAGTTCTAAACCCTAATCTTGCTCCGTGCAGCCTCTTGTTGTCATTGCACCATGAACGGCTGGGGGTGGCAATAACTAACTTAGCAAGGGCCTTTCAACTCTGCTGTGCCACCAGTTTCTAAGAATTCATTTCCAAAACGTTTCCTAAATCTATTCTTGTTTCTACTGCCCTGTAATTTTCAAAACCGAATAAGGTTGATacgcttttaaaaaaaaaccaaagagcCCACTTTAGAAACCTTTTGTTTCATGCATTGTATTGGTAATTTTGACTGCGTAGAAGAGAATGAGACTTCGTAATATAGGATATGGGTGCAAGATTTtgccttcaatttttttattaaaaaaacactATTTAACCCCTTTTTAATATACAGCTAGGGAGTTAAATTGTTCAGCATTCTAATTTCTGGTCTCCCGAAGTGAAGCGATTTTTTCTATGTTCTACGTCTTCTAAACATACAATGGAAGCTGAATAATCTCATTCCAGCAGCGAATACAAAGGAAATCTAAATGGTAAAGAAAGACTACAATAACGATTGTTCACCTCTCCAGCACATATCCCAAAGATAAGTGAAGgggaacaaatttatttttttttctgcacGCTATAactaagaacattgaatttcATTAGAAGCAAAAGAATTCAGTTTAACAAATGCCAAAAGGATTACAAAATGGAATCAGCAAGAGAAAACGCCCCCTTCTACAACAGCCAATTATATAACAGCCCCCTTACAGGTTTCTTCTTTCTATTTCAACAATTCTATTCTTTTTCGCTCTGGTTTGTCCTATCTGTATTCCTTTGAACCTAATTAATGTACAATTTAGCCTACAAGTTACATACAAACTACAATCGCTGCCTGTTTGCTCTATTGCCGTTACCTTTTCTGCCGCTACCACTTAGCCTTCGAACCCCACCTGCCCATGCTGCAtcgtcttcatcatcatcctcttcaAAGTAGCCGCCTGCTGTACGTTTCCCCCCTTTCCTGGGGGTGGGGCGCTTCCTCTTAATATTAGCTGTGTACGTTGAGTAATCAATAGTGTCTTCTTTTAAAGCCCTCTTGAATTCCTGTGTGGTAACGCCAACCAGTAAAAGCAGAGATAATTAGAAAGTTGACACAGAGAAGACAATTGATTTGTTAAAAATGCTATTGCAACCAAACATTCAAAATCAATCCTACCATCATCAGTGCTCACTACCTGATATCTCTCTACCAAATCTTGAGGTGTGGAAGGCAAACTGGTGCGGGTTGCACTGATGTCAAAAGGAGCGTTCTGCCTAGTGAGGACCTCTCCTGATTTTGGGGGTTCATTCGCAGAAAAAGCCTGGCATCAAAGTACACATGTTAATTGTTATATCTTGAGAgctacaaaaacaaaagcaacagGCAGAGACCAATCCAGCAAGTCTTACCTGGCAGCGGGCATCATTTAAGCTATAAACAATTTTAAGTTGCCTCTTTAACTTCATAAGAAGCTGCAGTGCTGTAGCCGCAACACAATCAACCTGTGTAAGCACCACTAAGAAGAATTAGATACAAAAGAAACATCATAGACAATCAAATAGCATCAAAACCCATGTGGTACATAACACTATCAATACTCAAAGTTAGAATCCAAGTATGAGATGCATCTCAAAACCTACCTGGATCTTTTGCATAACATCTTGGGACATATAACAAGATTCATCCAAGCTTGTCACATCTGGCTTTAGCTTCTCTGAGGGAATAAGATTTGCAGGGGTATCAGCTGGCTCTTGATGAATCATTCCATTCAAATCAAATGATGTCGCATAATTTAAAACAGGTTGAATAGCTGGCTCTTGCTGACTTTTCTGATTCAAATCCATCACATAATTCAAATCGGTCAGAGTTGGCTCATGCTGAATCAACCTATTCCCGTGAAGCATCCGCTGGGCATCGCGTTGTGACAAATGCAAAATCAGACCTTTCATATTTGCCTCAAGAGGCCCAGCCTTAACTTGTATAACTCGATTTATAGCATAAATTAAATACAGAGGCTCATCAGGTGAAGTAAATGGTAACAAAGCTAGAATTTCAGAGCAATACCTGCAAAAAGAAACCAAGCTCTAACTTATCATTGTTAAAAGCCAAATAGAAACTGGGAATTATATCGAAGAGATAACTCACATCAAGAAAGGGACAATGGAATCTCTAACAGCTGGACTGTCAAATTTTCGCACAATTGAGGACATAAATTTGTTCCTTGACAACCGGTTTCCACGAATGAGCCTGTAAATTCGTGAAACTCCAAGCCTTGCCTGAGTGAAAGAAATGTCGGATTTCCCAGTCAAATTTCCAGAAGCCTTGGTCTGGACTTTTTGCTTTACATTTTCAGGCAAACGACTGCAAACAGATTGCATGAAAACAAAGGACATCTGAAGGCCATCCCCTATCCTGCTTTCGAAAAAAGCAGGGTACCTGAAAAGATGTTTTTGTTAGCTGGCAAAAGCAAGAGGAACCACCACagtgcaaaaagaaaaaaggataaaaaaacaGGAGCGTACTTCTCATTCATATTCATCAGCAAATGATGTGCCAACTTTGAATTCAGCTCTTGAGGATCGGTTTCCAATGCTATAAGGTATGGTACACAAGTAATGGGATGAACAAGACCTTGCCGTAGCACAACCTCCACAATCTGAATACAAAATAAGCAACGGCACAAAGAAAAATTAGATTACTGAAATTCAACCCTTGTGAAAATGTGTAACAAAGAAATTCACAGAACCCACccatgaaaatttaaaaacagTTTTCTAAAGAACAAATAATACAATTTACCCAATTTCCTTaacgtgaaatgctcaactctagtATTGcatgaaatgctcaactctagtATTGCATGGCCCATCAGCCTTTGATATTCAAGCTTCAGGCCAGGTTTCTAAGAttaatttttgataaattatgCTGGATGGGGATTCTAACATGGACTTCAAGCTAGAAGACTACGGAGAAATGAGTAGACATATGTCCTTACCTTAACTGCAGTCTGGCGAACTGACTCACTAAAATCCAAGCACCTCTCCAAAATATTGTTCCAGTACAATTGAACTATACCCCCACATATATTAGTATCACCCGCACCTGCAGCAACAGGTACACTGTGGACACCTTCAACAGAGTAATGTTGTACATCATTATTAGCTTTGTCATCTCCCATTTGGCTTTCTGCATCGAGAAGATATTCGAACATATTTTGCAATGCTTGCATCTGGCCAAAATAGTGTGTTTTAGTTCCTATTGAATAACTTAAAATAGATCAAGAAGGGCTACAATTACCTTAAGACGAACGTTAGAAGAGGACAAAGACTCATTTAATATCTTTCCAACGTCCTCTTGCAACATACATTCAGGCCGAGCAATAAGAAGAAAGCCCAATGCCTATAGAAGTTACAAAACCACATCAGTATATCTTTATCTTGAATCATATTTCCGGTAAAATAAGATGACAACAAGACATGTACCTGTAAAGGTAAAATAAGATGACAACAAGACATGTACCTGTAAAGATCTGACCCTTAATCCAAAATCTTCCATGCTAAGATACTTCTTAAACAAGCTGAGACTGCTTCTTACATCAAAAGCTCCACCAGAAGAGCTCAACAATGAGTTGCCATACCGGATAAGCAACCCAAGGCAAAATAGAGAACGTCCCATTAGCTGAGATATGCACCCAGAACAATTAATAACTCATAATTCAATtccatatacatgtatatatatatataagatcaaAGCTGCAACATATAAAACTTTGTTAATATTAAAGCTATCCAAAAAAATACCTCACACCATATGCTAATATTAAAGCTATCCAAAGAACAAAACGAATAAATGACCTCAAAACTAGCCACCAACCTGCTTGTTATCTGTCCCAGGGGCATCCAAACGTTTAAAAAATACTTGAATGAGATACTCTATTATAGTAGAACCTTTTCCTGCCACTTTACTAACAGAACAAAGGCACCTGCAATGAGAAAAGAAATCAGTTATGAAAGTAACTCCTCTTCTTATGAAGTATGTGATACCAGACATAACCATAAACGGAAGTTACTAGAGCACTAAATAACACTCTTAACATTTGTAGGACCTCTAATTCCTTGTgatctttatttttatattattcaGCATGTCCTTAGTAAATTTGACCATACAATCTATACCAccttcaaaatatattttattacaaGAGGAACATGGACACATCACAAGATAATGTAAACATGGAGGTTTTTTAATTATAAGTCCCCCTACTAAAGACGATTTGATTAGGCATAGAATCCAAAAGAACACAGTTTCTGAACAGATGTTCTGAAtaaaacaaaatcatcatcatcaaagcctttatcccaaaagtttgagatcggctacatgagtttatgaaaaCATCAACAGGAATCCACCACGTGTTTTTTGAGTAAAACACTAGAATAAAATGGACGCATATGCATGCATCATATATAAACACAGATgcattaaaatatattgaacaTGCAACTAAATCATCACAATTATCGTCACCAAATGGTATAATGTAATTCTAGCATAAAAGACATTTACGTAATTTTTAAGGAAAGCTACAGCAATAATGTACCAGCAGTCCA
Protein-coding regions in this window:
- the LOC120016585 gene encoding biotin carboxyl carrier protein of acetyl-CoA carboxylase 2, chloroplastic gives rise to the protein MASISVPCPKISSLAPVQGSLQGPCLPQNQRVSFPQSSNPRPFGSSSHIGFQLPKEKQPSVWKAHARLNKVATEESSDSAQVLDAKSKAASSDEEDGKVIPDAASIVAFMTQVSDIVKLVDSRDIVELQLKQQDCEVIIRKKEALQQPAPAAPVLPPMFSHTMVSSPPPAAPVVAPAAAPASPPPSAPAPALPAPAKTSTSSHPSVKCPMAGTFYKCPAPGEPPFVKVGDKVQKGQVICIIEAMKLMNEIEADRSGTIVEILVEDGKPVSVDTPLVVIAP